A genome region from Bacillaceae bacterium IKA-2 includes the following:
- the spoVID gene encoding stage VI sporulation protein D produces the protein MTQDHSSKLSFSIEESVWLNKDQEVDEILSLSLEPDITVQESGDYVLIRGGLKLTGEYRSNGNSNPTEELSSLSEQVGFRSIEEVTINEDGTGQIRHFFPIDVTIPQERINSLDDIYVLVESFDYDLPERGCIQLTADVAITGMSTGNIVKEKSQARDEIVESVEEDRSFHYEAYEEVGSELGDISDSAEKNDGVGERAGQVWLEETNEQKTPEAIDDREERLEAVSQDQLEDQNDAVVFEASGGQEESVESVKLTIPNSNETDASEQDRDGYQEVNLKDRIQTELELSAETKQVELVTEVPKVKIPAIAFGVIKEEPQQEATAKAETKIEQPELKQDNSYGMLKSLAGDRLKQEQQKAKETDREIQHETYQKAPQELEHEQTNDTREEVVLVEVPFQEEPAEVISAKEENENALYLTKMLTKGGEEFKKLKMCIVQEDETLDMVANRYEINQSALIRVNRLNDSNVEVGQILYIPARQ, from the coding sequence TTGACACAAGATCATTCATCAAAGCTATCATTTTCCATTGAAGAATCGGTGTGGCTTAATAAAGATCAAGAAGTAGACGAAATTTTATCATTGTCATTAGAGCCAGATATAACCGTACAGGAAAGCGGAGATTATGTTTTAATTCGTGGAGGATTAAAACTAACGGGTGAATACCGCTCCAATGGGAATAGTAATCCTACTGAAGAGCTCTCGTCACTCTCTGAACAGGTTGGGTTTCGTTCCATTGAAGAAGTAACAATAAACGAAGACGGAACAGGTCAAATTAGACATTTTTTTCCTATTGATGTAACGATACCGCAAGAGCGAATTAATAGTTTAGATGATATTTATGTACTTGTAGAGTCATTTGACTATGATTTACCTGAACGTGGTTGCATTCAGCTTACAGCAGATGTGGCAATTACAGGGATGTCAACGGGAAATATAGTGAAAGAGAAATCTCAAGCTAGAGACGAAATAGTAGAATCGGTTGAAGAAGATCGCTCGTTTCATTACGAAGCATATGAAGAAGTGGGATCAGAGCTTGGAGACATTTCCGACAGCGCTGAAAAAAATGATGGTGTAGGAGAGCGAGCGGGGCAAGTTTGGTTAGAAGAGACAAATGAGCAGAAAACTCCAGAAGCAATTGACGATCGAGAAGAACGATTAGAAGCGGTATCTCAAGATCAATTAGAAGACCAAAATGATGCAGTAGTATTTGAGGCTTCAGGTGGCCAAGAAGAGTCAGTAGAGTCAGTTAAACTAACTATACCCAATTCTAATGAAACAGATGCTAGCGAGCAAGATCGGGACGGTTATCAGGAAGTTAATCTGAAAGATAGAATTCAAACGGAGCTCGAACTGTCTGCGGAAACGAAACAAGTAGAGCTTGTAACAGAAGTACCTAAAGTGAAAATTCCTGCAATTGCCTTTGGTGTTATTAAAGAGGAACCCCAGCAAGAGGCAACAGCAAAGGCTGAAACAAAGATTGAGCAGCCAGAGCTAAAGCAGGATAACTCATATGGAATGTTAAAAAGTCTTGCTGGAGATAGACTGAAGCAAGAGCAACAAAAAGCCAAAGAAACAGATCGAGAAATTCAACATGAGACCTACCAAAAAGCGCCACAAGAACTTGAACATGAGCAAACAAATGATACTAGGGAAGAAGTTGTTCTTGTTGAAGTTCCATTCCAGGAAGAGCCTGCAGAAGTAATATCGGCTAAAGAAGAAAATGAAAATGCATTGTATTTAACAAAGATGCTTACTAAAGGTGGAGAAGAGTTTAAAAAACTCAAAATGTGTATCGTTCAAGAAGATGAAACGTTAGATATGGTAGCTAACAGGTATGAAATCAACCAAAGTGCATTGATTAGAGTGAATCGATTAAATGATTCTAATGTTGAAGTGGGACAAATCTTGTATATACCAGCAAGACAATAA